From the genome of Nicotiana sylvestris chromosome 2, ASM39365v2, whole genome shotgun sequence, one region includes:
- the LOC138885881 gene encoding secreted RxLR effector protein 161-like, whose product MEESKEIDTPIATTTKLDINEPGSSVDQKLYRGMIGSLLYLTASRPDTVFNVGLCARFQPNPKESHLTTYPKGSNFDLVGYAYADYAGFLVDRKSTSGMAHFLGSCLVSWATKKQNFVALSTTEAEYVVAASCCAQLLWIKQ is encoded by the exons atggaggaatctaaagaaatagacacacccattgcaactaCCACCAAATTAGATAttaatgaacctggttcatcagtcgatcaaaagttgtataggggtatgattggttcactcttgtatcttactgcaAGCAGACCTGACACCGTTTTCaatgtagggctttgtgctcgttttcagCCAAATCCAAAAGAGTCCCACTTGACTACG tatcctaaaggtagtaattttgaTCTAGTTGGATATGCttatgctgattatgcaggtttcttagtggacaggaaaagcacctcaggtatggcacatttccttggttcatgtcttgtgtcatgggctaccaaAAAGCAAAATTTTGTGGCCCTATCTActactgaagctgagtatgttgttgctgcttcctgttgtgctcaattgctatggatcaaacaatAG